Proteins from one Triticum aestivum cultivar Chinese Spring chromosome 7A, IWGSC CS RefSeq v2.1, whole genome shotgun sequence genomic window:
- the LOC123150448 gene encoding chaperone protein DnaJ: MADADLYAVLGLKRECSDADLRLAYRRLAMTWHPDRCSASGSSARVQEAKERFQEIQSAYSVLSDSGKRLLYDVGVYDSDDGRRNERDVSGMGDFFGQMAEMMSQATPTESFEELQQLFVDMFQADLVAGGFACGFGGAPPMGRRVQAPSQSSAPTFAQTQPTCTRGANKRCSSAMGSGTPPRASRPGSGPGRSGSSSKGSDLRRREEAPWKTTTQEDTSIGGRKKKQRPSTGHGESS, translated from the exons ATGGCCGACGCCGACCTCTACGCCGTCCTGGGGCTCAAGAGGGAGTGCTCTGACGCCGACCTCCGGCTCGCCTACCGGAGGCTCGCCATG ACATGGCATCCGGACCGGTGCTCGGCGTCCGGCAGCTCGGCGCGCGTCCAGGAGGCCAAGGAGCGGTTCCAGGAGATCCAGAGCGCATACTCCG TGCTCTCCGACTCCGGCAAGCGGCTGCTCTACGACGTCGGCGTCTACGACAGCGACGACGGCCGCCGGAACGAGCGAGAT GTGTCGGGGATGGGCGACTTCTTCGGGCAGATGGCCGAGATGATGAGCCAGGCCACGCCAACC GAGAGCTTCGAGGAGCTGCAGCAGCTCTTCGTGGACATGTTCCAGGCCGACCTCGTCGCCGGCGGATTCGCGTGCGGGTTCGGCGGTGCGCCTCCTATGGGCCGCCGGGTCCAGGCCCCGAGCCAATCATCTGCACCTACGTTTGCGCAGACACAGCCGACATGTACCAGGGGTGCCAACAAGCGGTGTTCATCGGCGATGGGCTCCGGAACGCCGCCAAGGGCCAGTCGTCCGGGGTCCGGCCCCGGCCGTTCAGGGTCAAGCTCCAAGGGAAGTGATCtgaggcggcgggaggaggcgcCATGGAAGACGACGACGCAGGAAGACACGAGCATCGGCGGCAGGAAGAAGAAACAGAGGCCGTCGACGGGCCACGGCGAGTCGTCCTAG